In Parasteatoda tepidariorum isolate YZ-2023 chromosome 2, CAS_Ptep_4.0, whole genome shotgun sequence, one DNA window encodes the following:
- the LOC107441298 gene encoding beta-1,4-mannosyltransferase egh, with translation MILRFFKSDIIGPGLVLSSNVKHILHCLLFLTLLLTFEIFAGGLCFWSCDTDFKDPFEQYGYFPAILLYLLRFLTFLALPQCLFNCFGLLFFNAFPEKVQLKGSPLLAPFISIRVVTRGDYPDLVKNNVNRNMNTCLDIGLENFLFEVVTDKALNLPKHPRIREIVVPSTYRTKSGALFKARALQYCLEDDVNILNDSDWIVHLDEETILTENSIKGVINFVLDGKYQFGQGMITYANENVVNWMTTLADCFRVADDMGKLRFQFQIFHRPLFSWKGSYVVTQAGAERKVSFDHGLDGSVAEDCFFSMIAYKEGYTFNFIEGEMWEKSPFTLWDFLQQRKRWLQGIFLVVHSPKIPFRNKIFLACALYSWATIPLSTSNIVLAGIFPIPCWQIINFLCAFVGAMNIYMYIFGVIKSFSLYRLGLVKFIMCLVGALCTVPINILIENVAVIWGCFGKKHKFYVVNKDVKSTITV, from the exons ATGATTTTAcgttttttcaaaa gtgATATTATAGGACCTGGCTTGGTGTTGAGTAGCAATGTAAAACACATCCTCCATTGTCTGTTGTTTCTTACTCTATTATTGACCTTTGAGATTTTTGCTGGAGGTTTATGCTTCTGGTCTTGTGATACAGATTTTAAAGATCCATTTGAACAATATGGTTATTTTCCTGCCATTCTTTTATACTTACTAAGATTTTTGACTTTTCTTGCTTTACCTCagtgtttatttaattgttttggttTGTTGTTTTTCAATGCTTTTCCAGAAAAAGTACAGCTTAAAGGATCTCCTTTACTGGCACCTTTTATTTCCATCCGTGTTGTTACTCGAGGAGATTATCctgatttagttaaaaataatgtaaatcgGAACATGAACACTTGCTTGGATATTGGGCTTGAGAATTTTTTGTTCGAAGTTGTCACAGATAAAGCTCTGAATTTGCCCAAACATCCGCGAATCCGGGAGATTGTTGTACCTTCTACTTACAGAACTAAATCGGGAGCCTTATTCAAAGCCAGAGCCTTACAATACTGCTTAGAGGAtgatgtaaacattttaaatgattcaGATTGGATTGTACATTTAGATGAAGAAACCATTCTCACCGAAAATTCTATAAAGGGCGTTATTAATTTCGTTCTTGATGGCAAATATCAATTTGGTCAGGGCATGATTACTTATGCCAATGAAAATGTTGTGAACTGGATGACAACTCTTGCTGACTGTTTCCGAGTTGCAGATGACATGGGGAAGCTGAGATTCCAATTCCAAATTTTCCACCGTCCACTGTTCAGTTGGAAAGGATCGTATGTTGTTACCCAAGCCGGTGCCGAGCGTAAAGTTTCTTTTGATCACGGCTTAGATGGATCTGTTGCAGAAGATTGTTTTTTCAGCATGATTGCTTATAAAGAAGGATATACCTTCAACTTCATCGAAGGAGAAATGTGGGAAAAGAGTCCCTTCACACTGTGGGATTTCTTACAACAACGAAAACGATGGCTTCAGGGAATCTTTTTAGTGGTTCACAGCCCCAAGATTCCatttcgtaataaaatttttcttgcttgCGCCCTTTACTCCTGGGCTACAATACCTCTCAGCACATCAAATATTGTGCTTGCTGGAATTTTCCCGATTCCTTGCTGGCAGATCATAAACTTTCTTTGCGCTTTTGTTGGagcaatgaatatttatatgtatatatttggaGTAATCAAATCTTTCAGCTTATACCGACTTGGACTTGTAAAGTTTATAATGTGTTTAGTTGGAGCCCTTTGCACAGTGCCTATTAATATACTGATTGAAAATGTTGCAGTAATCTGGGGATGTTTTGgcaaaaagcataaattttatgttgtgAACAAAGATGTCAAATCTACTATAActgtttaa